From Candida dubliniensis CD36 chromosome 7, complete sequence, the proteins below share one genomic window:
- a CDS encoding nucleocytoplasmic trafficking regulator of macromolecules, putative (Similar to S. cerevisiae SRM1), translating into MVALKREAEPRENGKSKKSKTSLATSSFVLHSYSKLPNINEYPKAKSTPLDIFVWGTGSMCELGLGPSAKNKEVKRPRLNPYLTEDKLGGTKIVDFAVGGMHTLALDGKNRIWSWGGNDSGVLGRDTSQAKEVLKDIDGKNGDDDDDDDEDGDLNEAESTPALVENLPEGEIVQLAATDNLSAALFANGDVYAWGCFRCNEGLLGFLRDEIKLQKTPLKINELKNIVQLAAGKDHLLALDSKGIVYAWGNGQQYQLGRRILERHRYRSLEPQQFGLYNIKYIASGDFHCFAIDHSDNVYAWGLNQYGQCALTGDNGELEDGSVLMKPTLIPELSRKGIKEIAAGEHHTLALTEDGQVYAWGRYDMKEIGIPKDKLPKSTFKDQHGKPRSVPVPTKLDFAVKIKTIGVGSHHSFAVTVDGVVYAWGFSETYGPGLGPSIDDVEKPTRIVNTATKNEDILLIGAGGQFSVSGGVKIEDEEKAEDRLDKYEDLD; encoded by the coding sequence ATGGTGGCATTGAAAAGAGAGGCAGAGCCTCGTGAGAATGGAAAATCCAAGAAACTGAAAACATCGTTGGCAACGTCTTCGTTTGTTTTACATTCATACTCCAAATTACCCAACATTAATGAATACCCAAAGGCTAAATCAACTCCGTTAGACATTTTTGTTTGGGGTACTGGGTCCATGTGTGAATTAGGGCTAGGGCCGTCTGCAAAGAATAAAGAGGTTAAAAGACCAAGGTTAAATCCTTATTTAACGGAAGATAAATTAGGAGGTACAAAAATAGTCGATTTTGCCGTTGGTGGTATGCACACTTTAGCGTTGGATGGGAAGAATAGAATTTGGTCTTGGGGAGGAAACGACAGTGGAGTTTTAGGTAGAGATACATCACAAGCTAAAGAAGTGTTGAAAGACATTGATGGGAAAAATGGTGATGACgacgatgacgatgatgaagatggtGATCTAAACGAAGCTGAATCGACACCTGCATTAGTAGAGAATCTTCCTGAAGGTGAAATTGTACAATTGGCAGCCACTGACAATTTGAGTGCGGCATTATTTGCAAATGGTGATGTATATGCATGGGGGTGTTTCCGTTGTAATGAAGGGTTATTGGGATTTTTAAGAGACGAAATAAAACTCCAAAAAACCCCACTAAAgattaatgaattgaaaaatattgtcCAATTAGCAGCTGGAAAAGATCATTTACTTGCTCTCGACTCAAAGGGAATTGTGTATGCCTGGGGTAATGGACAGCAATATCAACTTGGTCGTAGAATTTTAGAAAGACATCGTTATCGAAGTTTAGAACCACAACAATTTGGGTTatacaatatcaaatacaTTGCTAGTGGAGACTTTCATTGTTTTGCAATCGATCATTCAGACAATGTTTATGCTTGGGGATTGAACCAATATGGTCAATGTGCATTAACAGGTGATAACGGTGAGTTGGAGGATGGATCAGTTTTGATGAAACCCACTTTGATTCCTGAATTATCCCGCAAGGGTATCAAAGAAATTGCTGCTGGCGAGCATCATACATTGGCACTTACAGAGGATGGACAAGTTTATGCGTGGGGTCGGTATGACATGAAAGAAATTGGGATTCCAAAGGACAAGTTACCGAAATCAACTTTTAAAGATCAACACGGGAAACCACGATCCGTGCCTGTTCCTACAAAACTCGACTTTGCTgtgaaaatcaaaacaattgGAGTTGGATCCCATCATTCTTTTGCTGTAACAGTAGACGGTGTTGTTTATGCATGGGGATTTTCCGAAACTTACGGTCCTGGTTTAGGTCCGTCTATCgatgatgttgaaaaaCCAACAAGAATTGTAAATACAGCCACAAAGAACGAAGATATACTTCTTATTGGTGCCGGTGGACAATTTTCAGTAAGTGGTGGTGTCAAAATCGAAGACGAAGAGAAAGCAGAAGATAGGCTTGATAAATACGAAGATTTAGattga
- a CDS encoding chitin synthase, putative (Similar to S. cerevisiae CHS2), protein MKNPFDSGSDDEDPFLSNPQSAPSMPYAAYTSDRTSPRKTYQPLNFDSDDDDAKESEFMAFPSSTSGSPFHQQQSPRQSPNIFSRSTARAATSKSNMSIYDNTPNLQFNKSSAATPRAQFTSKESPKRQKTTEVTIDFDNDDNDNNHTLEFENGSPRRSFRSSAISSERILPPPQPIFSPETFAEANARDEEKSADQETLDEKYDYDSYQKEYDEIETLHSESTAYSGSSYLSDGASPETADYFGASIDGNIMHNINNGYVPNREKTITKRKVRLVGGKAGNLVLENPVPTELRKVLTRTESPFGEFTNMTYTACTSQPDNFSAEGFTLRAAKYGRETEIVVCITMYNEDEVAFARTMHGVMKNIAHLCSRHKSKIWGKDSWKKVQVIIVADGRNKVQQSVLELLTATGCYQENLARPYVNNNKVNAHLFEYTTQISIDENLKFKGDEKNLAPVQVLFCLKESNQKKINSHRWLFNAFCPVLDPNVIVLLDVGTKPDNHAIYNLWKAFDRDSNVAGAAGEIKAMKGKGWINLTNPLVASQNFEYKLSNILDKPLESLFGYISVLPGALSAYRYIALKNHDDGTGPLASYFKGEDLLCSHDKDKENTKANFFEANMYLAEDRILCWELVSKRNDNWVLKFVKSATGETDVPETIAEFLSQRRRWINGAFFAALYSLYHFRKVWTTDHSYVRKFWLHVEFIYQLASLLFSFFSLSNFYLTFYFLTGSLVSYKSLGKKGGFWIFTLFNYLCIGVLTSLFIVSIGNRPHASKNIFKTLIILLTICALYALVVGFVFVVNTIATFGTGGTSTYVLVSIVVSLLSTYGLYTLMSILYLDPWHMLTCSVQYFLMIPSYTCTLQIFAFCNTHDVSWGTKGDNNPKEDLTNQYIIEKNASGEFEAVIVDTNIDEDYLETLYNIRSKRSNKKVALGHAEKAPLDGDDYAKDVRTRVVLFWMIANLVFIMTMVQVYEPGDTGRNIYLAFILWAVAVLALVRAIGSLGYLIQTYARFFVESKSKWMKRGYTAPSHNPLN, encoded by the coding sequence ATGAAAAATCCATTTGACAGTGGCAGTGACGATGAAGATCCATTTCTTAGTAATCCCCAATCTGCACCATCAATGCCCTACGCAGCTTATACAAGTGACAGAACATCTCCCCGTAAAACATACCAACCATTGAATTTTGACAGTGACGACGATGATGCTAAGGAGAGCGAATTCATGGCGTTCCCACTGTCCACTAGTGGATCTCCGTTTCACCAACAGCAATCACCAAGACAATcaccaaatattttttcCAGAAGTACTGCAAGAGCAGCAACTTCGAAGCTGAATATGAGCATATACGATAATACCCCAAACTTacaattcaacaaaagtAGTGCAGCCACGCCAAGAGCACAATTTACATCAAAAGAATCTCCgaaaagacaaaaaacTACTGAAGTAACCATCGACTTTgacaatgatgataatgacaATAATCACACTttagaatttgaaaatgggTCACCTCGTCGTTCATTTCGTAGTAGTGCCATTAGCAGTGAAAGGATTTTGCCTCCTCCGCAGCCAATTTTCTCTCCAGAAACATTCGCCGAAGCCAATGCTcgtgatgaagaaaaatcGGCCGATCAGGAGACATTAGATGAAAAATACGATTATGATTCTTACCAAAAGGAGTACGATGAAATAGAAACTTTGCATTCGGAAAGCACAGCTTATAGTGGTTCGTCTTATTTGTCGGATGGTGCCAGCCCTGAAACTGCTGATTACTTTGGAGCTTCAATTGATGGTAATATTATGCACAACATTAATAATGGATACGTACCAAATAGAGAAAAAACTATtaccaaaagaaaagttaGATTAGTTGGTGGTAAAGCAGGTAACTTGGTCTTGGAGAATCCAGTGCCAACGGAGTTGAGAAAAGTGTTAACTAGAACCGAGTCTCCATTTGGTGAGTTTACCAACATGACATACACAGCGTGCACTTCGCAGCCAGATAATTTCTCCGCTGAGGGGTTCACCTTAAGAGCTGCCAAATATGGCAGAGAAACCGAGATTGTTGTCTGTATAACCATGTATAACGAGGACGAAGTTGCCTTTGCAAGAACTATGCATGGTgtgatgaaaaatattgCTCATTTGTGTTCACGCCATAAATCCAAAATATGGGGGAAAGATAGCTGGAAAAAAGTTCAAGTGATAATAGTTGCAGATGGTAGAAATAAAGTTCAGCAATCCGTTCTTGAATTGCTCACGGCGACAGGCTGCtatcaagaaaatttaGCCAGACCTTAtgtcaacaataacaaagtAAATGCCcatttatttgaatataCCACTCAAATATCTATCGATGAGAATTTGAAGTTCAAAGGAGATGAAAAAAACCTTGCTCCAGTTCAAGTCTTGTTCTGTTTAAAAGAGCTgaaccaaaagaaaatcaattctCACAGATGGCTCTTCAATGCCTTTTGTCCTGTCTTGGATCCCAATGTTATTGTTCTTTTAGATGTGGGTACCAAACCCGATAACCATGCCATTTATAACCTATGGAAAGCATTTGATAGAGATTCCAACGTAGCTGGTGCTGCCGGTGAAATCAAAGCTATGAAAGGTAAGGGTTGGATTAATCTTACAAATCCATTAGTGGCATCACAGAACTTTGAGTATAAATTGTCCAATATTCTTGATAAACCGTTGGAATCACTTTTCGGATATATTTCAGTGTTACCAGGTGCATTGTCTGCATATAGATACATtgctttgaaaaatcacGATGATGGCACAGGGCCATTGGCATCTTATTTCAAAGGTGAAGACTTACTCTGTTCACACGACAAAGACAAAGAGAATACCAAAGCTAATTTTTTTGAGGCAAATATGTATTTGGCTGAAGACAGAATTCTTTGCTGGGAATTGGTGTCCAAAAGAAATGACAATTGGGTACTTAAATTTGTTAAGCTGGCAACCGGTGAAACTGATGTCCCAGAAACAATTGCAGAATTTCTTTCACAGAGACGAAGATGGATTAATGGTGCATTTTTTGCTGCTTTGTATTCCTTGTATCACTTCAGAAAAGTATGGACGACCGATCACTCGTACGTGAGAAAATTTTGGTTACATgttgaatttatttatcaattggcatcattattgttttcatttttttctttgagtAATTTCTATTTAacgttttattttttgacaGGTTCATTGGTATCTTACAAAAGTCTCGGAAAAAAGGGTGgattttggatttttactttattcaattatcTTTGCATTGGTGTTTTGACATCTTTGTTCATTGTTTCCATTGGAAATAGACCACATGCATCAAAGAATATCTTCAAAACATTAATCATATTGTTAACCATATGTGCATTATACGCATTGGTGGTTGGGTTTGTGTTTGTTGTAAATACCATTGCTACTTTTGGAACCGGTGGAACATCTACTTATGTTCTTGTTAGTATCGTGGTTTCATTGTTGTCCACCTATGGTCTTTATACATTGATGTCCATTTTGTACTTGGATCCATGGCACATGTTGACTTGTTCTGTACAATACTTCTTGATGATTCCATCGTACACTTGTACATTACAAATATTTGCATTTTGTAATACTCACGATGTTTCGTGGGGTACAAAAGGTGACAACAACCCCAAAGAAGATTTGACTAATCAATACATCATTGAGAAAAATGCTAGTGGAGAGTTTGAGGctgttattgttgatacaAATATAGATGAGGATTACCTTGAGAcattatataatattagGTCAAAGAgatcaaacaaaaaagtgGCTTTGGGCCATGCTGAAAAGGCACCTCTTGATGGGGATGATTATGCAAAAGACGTCCGGACCAGAGTTGTGTTGTTTTGGATGATTGCAAATTTGGTATTTATAATGACCATGGTACAAGTTTACGAACCAGGTGATACCGGAAGAAACATTTACTTGGCCTTTATTTTGTGGGCAGTAGCAGTGTTGGCTCTTGTCAGAGCCATAGGTTCTCTTGGATACTTGATACAAACATATGCACGGTTCTTTGTGGAATCAAAAAGCAAATGGATGAAACGTGGCTATACTGCACCAAGTCATAATCCATTGAATTAA
- the POL3 gene encoding DNA polymerase III, putative, translating to MSHSLPVTSSPPPALKKLKLPNGSEEPSEFERELLDMTQAAHESTTDQAWERPPLPSDLQDDISFQQLDAEEYRDRENTYARFFGITQEGHSVLCNVTGFIHYFYCPVPKGFQENLTEFTNYLRVTFDGIEKVEITSKESIWGFSNNIKTPFFKIYVNNNIAKIRSAFQNGEVKNIDPCVTYDNINYLLRLMIDCKITGMSWITLPQDKYKIVSNKISTCQIECSIDYRDLISHPPEGEWLKMAPLRILSFDIECAGRKGVFPEAEHDPVIQIANVVQKSGESKPFVRNVFTVNTCSSIIGSQIFEHKREEDMLMHWKEFIIKVDPDVIIGYNTANFDIPYVLNRAKALGLNDFPFFGRLKRVKQEIKDAVFSSRAYGTRENKVVNIDGRMQLDLLQFIQREYKLRSYTLNSVSAHFLGEQKEDVQHSIITDLQNGTKETRRRLAVYCLKDAFLPLRLLDKLMCLVNYTEMARVTGVPFSYLLSRGQQIKVISQLFRKCLQENIVIPNLKSEGTNEEYEGATVIEPERGYYDVPIATLDFSSLYPSIMMAHNLCYTTLLNKNSIKAFGLTEDDYTKTPNGDYFVNSKLRKGILPTILDELLTARKKAKADLKKETDPFKKDVLNGRQLALKISANSVYGFTGATVGKLPCLAISSSVTAFGREMIEKTKNEVQEYYSRKNGHPYDAKVIYGDTDSVMVKFGYQDLETCMKLGEEAANYVSTKFKNPIKLEFEKVYFPYLLINKKRYAGLYWTRPEKFDKMDTKGIETVRRDNCRLVQNVITKVLEFILEERDVPKAQRFVKQTIADLLQNRIDLSQLVITKAYSKHDYSAKQAHVELAERMRKRDPGSAPTLGDRVAYVIIKTGGDKNYEKSEDPLYVLENSLPIDVKYYLDQQLTKPLERIFIPILGETKTKELLTGSHTRTIKVAAPKTGGLLKFAKKSEVCVSCRTPLKKDNLGALCPNCIKDGKGPDLYGNALSQMNYLENKFSRLWTECQRCQGSLHQEVLCSNKDCPIFYMRTKAQKDVHQQALELVKWDNTIW from the coding sequence ATGTCACATTCCTTACCAGTCACGTCCCTGCCACCTCCAGCACTTAAAAAGTTGAAGCTCCCAAATGGATCGGAAGAACCATCTGAGTTCGAAAGGGAGTTGCTCGATATGACGCAAGCTGCCCACGAATCTACTACAGATCAAGCATGGGAAAGGCCACCATTGCCATCAGACTTGCAAGACGACATATCTTTTCAACAGTTGGATGCAGAAGAATACCGTGATCGGGAAAATACCTACGCAAGGTTTTTTGGTATCACGCAGGAAGGGCACTCTGTCTTGTGTAATGTAACGGGGTTTATTCATTACTTTTACTGTCCTGTCCCCAAAGGGTTCCAAGAAAACTTGACAGAATTCACAAACTATTTGAGAGTTACTTTTGATGGTATTGAAAAGGTTGAGATAACATCCAAAGAATCAATTTGGGGGTttagtaataatatcaaaacTCCCTTTTTCAAGATATAtgtcaacaacaacatagCCAAAATAAGATCTGCTTTTCAGAATGGAGAGgtgaaaaatattgatcCCTGTGTCACTTATGACAACATCAACTATTTATTGAGATTGATGATTGATTGCAAAATCACAGGTATGTCCTGGATCACATTGCCACAggataaatataaaatagtGAGTAATAAAATTTCCACATGCCAAATTGAATGTTCGATAGATTATCGAGATTTAATATCACACCCGCCAGAAGGGGAATGGTTGAAAATGGCCCCACTTCGtattttatcatttgatattgaatgTGCTGGAAGAAAAGGTGTGTTCCCAGAAGCTGAACACGACCCTGTTATTCAAATTGCCAATGTGGTGCAGAAATCCGGTGAATCAAAGCCTTTTGTGAGAAATGTTTTCACTGTCAATACGTGTTCCTCGATCATTGGTTCTCAGATTTTTGAACACAAACGAGAGGAGGATATGTTAATGCATTGGAAGGAATTCATAATCAAAGTGGATCCCGATGTCATAATTGGTTATAATACAGCAAACTTCGACATACCATATGTTTTAAACAGGGCCAAAGCTTTAGGATTGAACGATTTCCCATTTTTTGGGAGATTGAAACGGGTCAAGcaagaaattaaagatGCTGTTTTCAGTTCAAGAGCATATGGTACCAGGGAAAACAAAGTTGTGAATATTGACGGAAGAATGCAATTGGATTTGCTCCAGTTTATCCAAAGAGAATATAAGTTGAGATCTTACACATTGAATTCTGTTTCTGCACACTTTTTGGGTGAACAAAAGGAAGATGTCCAACACTCCATTATCACTGATTTGCAAAATGgaacaaaagaaacaagaagaaggtTGGCCGTCTATTGTTTGAAAGATGCCTTTTTACCGTTAAGATTACTAGACAAACTTATGTGTTTGGTCAACTACACTGAGATGGCAAGAGTCACCGGGGTGCCGTTTTCATATTTGTTATCTAGGGGTCAACAAATAAAGGTCATTTCTCAATTGTTTAGAAAATGTTTGCAAGAGAATATTGTTATCCCCAATTTGAAAAGTGAGGGGACAAACGAAGAGTATGAAGGTGCAACAGTCATTGAACCAGAACGTGGTTATTACGATGTGCCAATTGCAACTTTGGATTTTAGCTCGTTATACCCGTCAATCATGATGGCACATAACTTGTGTTATACTACATTGCTCAACAAAAATTCCATCAAGGCATTTGGCTTAACCGAAGATGACTACACAAAAACACCCAACGGCGActattttgtaaattctAAATTGAGAAAAGGCATCTTGCCAACAATTTTAGACGAGTTGTTAACTGCCAGAAAGAAGGCTAAAGCCGATTTAAAAAAGGAAACTGATCCTTTCAAAAAAGATGTTCTTAATGGTAGACAATTGGCATTGAAGATTTCGGCAAACTCGGTGTATGGGTTCACTGGTGCCACTGTCGGGAAATTGCCTTGTTTGGCGATCTCTTCGTCCGTTACGGCATTTGGACGTGAAATGATtgaaaagacaaaaaatGAAGTTCAAGAATATTATTCTCGGAAAAATGGACACCCATATGACGCCAAAGTGATTTATGGTGATACTGATTCTGTTATGGTTAAATTTGGGTACCAAGATTTGGAAACTTGTATGAAATTAGGAGAAGAGGCTGCCAACTATGTTTCCaccaaatttaaaaatccAATCAAGTTGGAGTTTGAAAAAGTGTATTTTCCatatttgttgattaataaGAAAAGATATGCTGGTTTATACTGGACAAGACCCGAGAAATTTGACAAAATGGACACTAAAGGTATTGAAACTGTGAGAAGAGATAATTGCCGATTGGTACAAAATGTGATCACAAAAGTATTGGAGTTTATTCTTGAAGAACGAGATGTCCCCAAGGCGCAAAGATTTGTAAAGCAAACTATAGCTGATTTGTTGCAGAATAGAATTGATTTGTCACAGTTGGTTATCACAAAGGCGTACTCCAAACACGATTACTCGGCTAAACAAGCGCATGTCGAGTTAGCCGAGCGAATGAGAAAAAGAGACCCCGGGTCGGCACCAACATTGGGAGATAGAGTGGCATATGTAATTATCAAAACAGGTGGTGATAAAAATTACGAAAAATCGGAAGACCCTTTGTATGTGTTGGAAAATTCTTTACCAATTGATGTAAAGTATTACTTGGACCAACAATTGACAAAACCATTGGAAAGAATTTTCATTCCAATATTAGGTGAAACAAAGACCAAAGAATTATTGACTGGATCTCACACTAGAACTATAAAGGTTGCTGCACCAAAAACAGGTGGGCTTTTGAAGTTTGCCAAAAAGTCCGAGGTATGTGTTAGCTGTAGAAcaccattgaaaaaagacaaTCTTGGAGCCTTATGCCCAAATTGTATTAAGGATGGGAAAGGTCCAGATCTTTATGGAAATGCACTTTCacaaatgaattatttggaaaataaattttcaagACTTTGGACAGAGTGCCAACGCTGTCAAGGGTCTTTGCATCAAGAAGTTTTGTGTTCAAATAAGGACTGTCCTATTTTTTACATGCGTACAAAGGCACAAAAAGACGTTCATCAACAAGCATTGGAATTGGTCAAGTGGGATAATACTATTTGGTAA